The nucleotide sequence AATGTAATACGCATGTCGCTTTCGTTGCTCATGCTCGGAGTTACTTTATGGTGGTTTACCGGAGTTCCCTATCCAATGTATGCTGACTCCAAGGCCTGGTTCTGGCTGTCTCTTTCCGGCTTTGTCGGATACGTTCTGGGAGATTATTGTTTATTTAATGCGTATGTTTTAATAGGTTCCCGTTTCGGTCAGCTTTTTATGACACTGGCCCCCATTGCCGCTGCCTTTTCGGGGTGGATCATATTGGGCGAAAAGCTTTCTTTGCAGGCTTTGGCTGGTATGCTAGTTACTTTGACAGGTATCGGAATTTCTGTCCTAAGCAGAGGAACTACCCATAAAATTGGATTGAAATTACCTCTAAAGGGTGTATTGTTTGGTATCGGTGCAGGAATGGGACAAGGAGTGGGACTGGTACTTAGCAAAGTTGGTATGAACTATTATCAGATGTCGGTGCCGGTAGAAATTGAGGCCGTTTCCGACTTATTACCTTTTGCATCTACTTTTATTCGTGCCATTACGGGAACACTTGGCTTCCTGGCAGTTATGTGGTACAGCAAGAAATTTAATACAATATCGGTGGCAATTCATGACAGGAAGGGAATGAATGCTGCTTTGTGGGCGACAGTTTTCGGTCCTTTTATTGGTGTATCCTTTTCACTTATGGCAGTACAATATACCGAAGCAGGCATTGCTTCGACGTTAATGGCGCTGACTCCTATATTCATTTTATGGCCTTCACATCTTATCTTTAATCATACGATAACAGTCAAAGAGGTAGCCGGAGCGATCATTAGTGTGATTGGAGTATCGTTATTCTTTATTTAAGAATAGCTGCAAAATAATAAACGCCTCAGACTTACGTAACGTAAATGTCTGAGGCTTTTATTATTTTGCTAAACTTAAAAATACGGAATCCTATTCATTTAAGTAATTATATACCTTCATATTGGTAATACTGCTTTTGAAATTGCCAGCCTTTTCGAGCGGGAATACCAAGGTGCGAACATAATTGGTCGAATCTTTTCCAGCGTTAAACCAACGTTTCTGAATATTCATATTTTCTTTGAGTTTTCCATCTACATATAAACGAGTGGATTTATTGTCGCCCGAAATAGCAATAGTGGTCTCTTCGCCCGAGCGGATACTATAATTGAACGTATTAAGGTATCCATCTCTGGCAAAACCAAGCTTTCCTCCGATAGGATCGGACAAATAAAACACCGCGTCGGGAGAGCTTAGTAATACTGTCCCCTTGCTTTCGGCAACCCCTTTAATGGTGAATTCCACCTTATAATCGTATCCTATTTCGGTATAACCTGTAGCGGAACCCGGATGTAATTCGGGTGCAGCATACACACAAGATTTACCTGTGCCGATACGGCCGGCCACATTCACACCGGGAGCTTCGCTTACACTTTTACGTAAAGAATCGAAATCGGTAAATGGAACTGCTGTTTTAGCACCGTTCCACATTTTAACGGCCAGGGTCTGCATGGCAGGGAACACCCGGTCGTGAATATCTTTTGTACTAATTCCATTTCCATAATGATCATTCCAGACAGCAAACATACCGCCAAGAATCTGGTCGTGCTTCTCGGGGAAAATCACATCGCCGATATGCGCCGGAGTCCAGTTCTTATACAAATGTTCGGTATTCAGGTAATCGTAATAATAGCCTGCGGCAGGCACAATATATAATAAGCCATCCGGAATACTGATTAACTTGTATCCCTGTTTAATCATATCGGCAGGATTGGCATATCCATTGTACCAGGCTCCCATGACAACATTTTCCGACTTAACCGGGGTATCACCTTTAGCATGTGTCAAAGCGCCCCATACACAAGCCTGTTTTCCGTATTTCTCAACAAATCGGATGTAATAATCGGTAAAATAGCGGAACTTTTCAACCACCTCTTTCTTCTTATTCGAATATTCGTCCGTGCCAATATGAACCCGTTTTCCTCTGAAAACAGGTTCGTCTCCCTCAAGATATTCACGAAGCAAGCCATCCACGAAAGTGTATGTTTCGGGATTAAATAAATCGAGGTGATCCATTCCATATTCCTTACTTGCAATTTCGGGCTTGTATTGGGTAAATGCCAGCGAGTGCGCCGGAACATCAATCTCAGGAATAATTTCCACACCAAGACTTTCGGCTAATTTCTGTAATTCGATAAACTCCTTCTTTGTATAAAAACCATCTTGTGCAGTCAGCCCCGGATACGTATCACATTCCAGACGGAATGCAGCATTCGTTTTGGTATAATCGTTTTCAAAGTACTGCTTAAACGCGTTATCGTTCAAGTGGATCTGAAACGTATTCATCTTATAATAAGCCATAATCTTCACATAATCACGTAAAAGATGAATGGGGATGAACTTACGTCCGCAATCCAGCATAAATCCTCGTACGGCATAGTCAGGATAATCACGTGCGGTACCTTTAGGCAATACCTGACGTTCTTTATGTTCGGAAAGTTGAAGCAAGGTTCTTGTAGCCCAAAACACACCAACAGTATCCGGGGCAGTAACTGTTACCCTGTCGGATATCTTTAAAGTATAACCCTCTTTTCCCAGCTTTTTGTCTGCTTTTAGCATGAAAGCAAAATCTCCGGCAGCAGGAGTTCCTTGCACAACTTCCAGCTTTCTTTTAAACATTAATTCATAATCCCGTGCAAACTGCTTACCCATCCGAAGCAGTGCTGCATCTTTGCCAACACATACCCGGGCATGGGCTCCTGGAGTAAATTCTCCTTCGCTACCTTTCCAGTCACGTAATTCAGGAATAACAAATGGCCGTTCATTAATTACAGCACTAACCCTTCCGGGTAATAAAGTCAGCAATGCAAGCAGCAACTGACACAAACAGATTTTCATTTTATTTGTATTTGACGTTAAACAGTAACCTATGGCGTATAAGTTAACACCCCAAAAGTATACATATATATGGTTTTAAACAAGATATAAGAACATAATATATTTCAAAAATTCATCTATTTTAATCAATTCCATTTTTATCAATAAAGATCTTAATTTGTTCCGAATTAAACAATTTTATCATATCAACCAATAAGTGTTAAATTGTATTTATCATCGATCTTTGCATTGTCATCGATCTAATATTATATCCTGTTTTTGGGGGGTTGAGTATTTATCAAGATAAAAATTAAAATACTATTTACACTTAATTAATTATTTATGAATAAACTGAACAGAAAATCTTACAGCACAGGGAGATGTGTCTTTTCTGCCTGCCTTGTTCTTTCACTATTAGGGAGCAATGCGTATGCGACAGAAAGCAAGCCAAGTGAAAAAACGGCATCCATTAGGATAATAACGGATACGCAGCAAACGAAAGAGATTACAGGAGTTGTTAAAGATGCTAAAGGGGAACCGGTAATTGGCGCAAATGTTTCTGTAAAAGGAACCACCACAGGTACAATTACAGATATCGATGGAAAGTTTACTTTAAATGTTCCCAACGGAGCAGTTCTTCAAGTATCTTTTATTGGCTATCTATCAAAGGATGTAACAGTAGGAAACGTCAAAATTATTAACGTACAGTTGGCGGAAGACACTCAAAAACTTGATGAGGTTGTTGTCGTAGGTTTCGGTACGCAAAAGAAAGTTAATCTTACCGGATCGGTGAGTGCTGTATCAGGAAAAGAGCTTAGCGGTATGCCAGCAACAAGCGTTGCAAATATGCTGCAAGGAAAACTACCAGGTGTTGCCATTACCCAAACATCGGGACAGCCCGGTAAAGAAGGAACATCAATCCGCATTCGTGGTATCGGGACAATGAATGATTCGAATCCAATGGTACTTGTAGACGGATTAGAATCGTCTATGAGCGATATAAATCCCAATGATATTGAGAACATAAGTGTCTTAAAGGATGCTGCAGCGGCTTCAATCTATGGAACAAGAGCTGCTAACGGGGTTATTCTTATAACAACAAAACGAGGAAAAGACGGAAAGCCAACAGTAACATATAATGGGTATGTGGGTGTGCAAAAAGCTGTCCGTACACTTCAACATCTATCTTCTGCGGAATACGCAGAATTACTGAACGAGGGTAAAAAAAATGAAGGTATCGCTCCGGTATACAGTGCCGAAGATATCGAAAAATTCCGTAATGGTTCTGATCCGGATAATTATGCGAATACAGATTGGTTGGATTTATTATTGCAGGGCTCAGGGCTAACTCATAATCATAGTGTAAATTTATCGGGAGGTACCGAAGCTGCCCGTTACAGTGCATCTCTTGCCTACTATAACCAGGCTGGTCTTGTGAAAAATACGGACCATAACAGATATAACGTACGTTTCAATCTGGATAGTAAGGTAACAGACTGGTTGAAGTTTGGCTTGAACACGAGTATGTCTCGCCGTGATATTGTTTCTCCTACCAATCCATTCTCTGGAGGTTTGAACCAGATATTCCGTCAGGCAAACCGTATTCCAAATAGTTTTGTAAATAAATATACAAATGGCACTTATGGTCGGCATATTGACGGCAACCCAATTGCATGGATTGAAGCCGGAGGAAAAGCCACTTCAAAATATTCACACGTTTTAGGAAGTGCCTTTGGTGAACTCAGACTGATGCAGGGCCTTACTTTAAAAGGAATTGCCGGTATCGATTACAGTTTCGACGATGGAAAAACTCATGTAAAGGAAATTTCCTATGGTGATGGTTCTATACAAGGTCCTAATTTTGTGGAAGATTATCTGGAACGCAAAACGACAACCACCCTGCAAGGATTGCTTAACTACGAAAAGTCAATCGGCAAACACTCATTCAAAGCAATGGCTGGTGTTGCCCGTGAGTCTTATTCAATGAATCTGACTAAAGCGTATCGGAAGAATTTCCCCAGCAATGAACTTACCGGTCTTGATGCCGGTTCAACAAGCGGATGGAGTAACTCTGGTAGTGCGCTGGAAGCCCGTATTGGTTCTTACTTCGGACGTATCAATTACGACTACGATGGTAAATATCTGTTAGAAGCCAATGTGCGAAGCGACGGATCATCCAAGTTTAACAAAGGCAATCGATGGGGTACTTTTCCTTCTTTCTCTGCCGGATGGAGAATCTCGGAAGAGGAGTTCCTGAAAAAAGATTGGTTGTCTAACCTGAAGCTTAGAGCATCATGGGGTAAACTTGGTAACCACCGCACGGACGACTATCAATATATTGCACTGATTACATTAGGTGAAAAATATAACTTTGGAAATGCGGTAGCCGATGGTGCTGCTCAAACAAAAGCAAATAATGCAAACATTACCTGGGAAACAACCACAGAACTTGACCTCGGTGTAGATGGAGACATAAAAAATGGACTGTTAACTTTTGGGGTAGACTATTACGATCGTTATACGGATAATATCCTTACAAGTGTACCTGTATCATTCATTTATGGATTGGATGCTCCTGTCTCAAATGCTGGAGCAATGCGAAACCGTGGTGTGGAAATCCAACTTGGACACCGTAGTACAGTTGGTAAATTTGAATATGGAATTAGCGGATATTCTGCTTTTAATAAAAACAAGGTGGAAAAATACCTGAATCCTTCAAAAAGCAGCACCATCAGAATGGAAGGCGAAGCTTGGGATTCTTTCTACGGATACGAATGCATTGGCATTTTCCTGTCGGATGAGGAAGTTAAGATAAGTGCCGTACACTCACCTTTTAGCAAGGCGGGCGACCTTAAGTTCAAAGATCAGAATAAGGATGGGAAAATTGACGCCGACGACCGGGTTGTACTTGGTAACACAATTCCAAACATTACCTATGGTTTTAATTTTGACTTGAAATATAAAGGATTTGATATGAATGTATTCTTCCAGGGAGCAGCCGATGTATATCGTACGGCCGACCGTGAATCCATGTGGGGATTTATTGATGGAGCAAACGCACAGAAAAAACACCTTGATCGTACTATCGTTGAAAACGGTACGGTTGTAAAGCAGGGTCATTATCCCCGTGTTTTAATTTCTCAGTCGCATAACCGTGTAATGAGTTCTTTCCTTGCGATGAATTCAAGCTATCTGCGTTTAAAAAACCTTCAGTTTGGATATAATTTGCCACAAGACTTTCTTAAAGGAATTCATTTGAGTAAGGCCCGTGTGTACGTTAGTGGTCAGAACTTATTGACATTTACTTCGTTCCCGAAAGACTTCGATCCTGAAGTATCAAGCGGAGGTGCCGGATCATCCTATCCTCAGGTTGCATTTTACACAATTGGTTTAGATGTTACATTTTAATACTAAGTAAACATGAAAAAAAATATTATAGCAATAGCACTCCTTTCTTTCGGGATGATGTCGTGTGGAGACAGCTTCCTGGATGTAGCCCCTACGGATAAGTTGTCCGACGAAACATTCTGGAAAAGTGAAAAAGATGCTGACCTCGGATTGGCAGGATGTTATCGGGGATGGGAAAATTATACCAACATCGTTTTTCTGGATGCAGCTGCAGACAATGGATACGATCAGTTCAATTATAGCATTCAGCCAATCGGTAACGGACAGATATTGCCTACTTCCGGCTGGGGTGCCTGGTACGATGGCGATGCGGGTAAGTGGTTCCCATATTCCAGAATCCGCAAGTATAACAATTTCCTCGAAAAAGTGGATAATATCGATATGGATGAGGCCCGGAAAGAAAAATACAAAGCAGAGGTACGTTTCTTGAGAGCTTACGATTATTTCAATAAGGTAATGTTTTATGGGGATGTTCCTTTAGTAACAGAAGTGATTGCTGATCCTCAATCTTCGGCTTTGGCAAGAACACCTAAAGCGGAAGTAGAAGCTTTTATTATAAAAGAACTTACAGAAATTGCGGCTAAATTACCGGTACAAAATACAATTGAGTCTCGTGGACATATAACCCAGGGTGCTGCTTTCGCTTTAAAGGCGAGACTTGAACTCTATCAGGGAAAATATGCGGAAGCAATGGTTTCGGCTAAAAAAGTAATTGATATGTCTTGCTATGAATTGTTCCCAACTTACGAGGAGATGTTCTGGCCGGAAAGCGAATCGACCAACAAAGAAGCCATTCTGAATATTCAATATATAAAAGATGAGTACAACAGTATGCTTCCTCAGCTTAATCTTCCAGCGGTAGAAGGCGGTTGGTCTGCTCTGGGTGCTTCATGGAAACTTATTGAATCGTACCAAATGGCGAATGGAAAGGCTATAAATGAAGTCGGTTCAGGTTACGACGATAATAATCCGTTTAAAAACCGCGATCCTCGTATGAATATGACAGTCCTTTGTCCCGGCGAATTATATAACGGAAGATATTACAATACACTCGATAAGTTTATTAATAGTGTTAAAAACCTTGACTTTCATGAAGAGGCGGCGGCTTCCCGTACCGGATTGTTGGTTAAAAAGTATATTAAACCAATGTCTGTTGAAAATATGAACAACTACGATGGTAATGTTATGGTAATTCGTTTGGCAGAAATGTATATCACTTTTGCGGAATGTGCAGTTAAGACTGGTAAAGATACAGATCTTGCATTGCAATATATTAACAAAATCCGGAATCGTGCAGGAATTGAGCTGGCTAGTGCTCTTACAGAAGATCTTGTCCGCTATGAGAGACGTGCCGAACTAGCTTTTGAAGGCTTGCGTTATTTCGATATAAAACGTTGGAATATGGGTAGTCAGGCTCTTAACGGACCGTTGTATGGAAGCAGGGAAGGTTCGGTAGATCCTGCAACAGGCAAGGTGACATGGAAAAATACTTACATAAAATTGGAAGATAGAATTTTTCAACAAACACGTAATTATTTATTACCGATACCCCAAGCTGAATTAGACCGTAATCCTCAGATGACACAAAATCCAGGTTATTGATAAATTATAATAGGTTGTAGAAAAAAGGGAGGAGCTTTGGCTACCTCCCTTTTCTTGTAATTTGAATCATGCTTAATGGTACAGTGCTCTATGAAATAATTAATTACAAATCATTTGTAAATTCCACTACATTCCTTTTCCCTTTTAAGTATGATTTGTTTGAACTCGTCTAGTATTTCTTTGGGTAAGAGGGCTTTAGTTTTCCATTCGGAAGTACCATATACGCCGGCTTGTTTAGCGTCGAAAGGGACAAAGCCTATTTTCCGGATTGTTTTGTTACTCTTAAATTCGAAATCAAGTGCATAGGGATCTTTAAACAGCGGATCAGCTACAACAGAATGTTTGTCTTTATTCTTTTTCCACACCTTAAAAGGGGTTCCAAGGAAAGAGGGATCTTCCTTCGGCAAACTCCAATAGCAGTTTCCGTCCATTTCGATATTGGCTTTATCCCAAGGTCCGGAAAGCAGTACCCCGCAATCCATCAGAACTATATTACGCTCGAAACTAAACGAAAGATGTGGCTCTACTCTTGTAAACTGCAACTGGTAATAGTGTCCGAACGCAAATATATTGTTTCGGATAATGTTCTCCTTACCGTAGTGTTGGTGGAAACCGCCACTCTTACAGCCATAAACCAAGTTGTTTTCTATCAAAATATGGGAGCTTCCTTCATCAGTGTACAAACCCCACCCTCCGTAGTCGTACGAATAAACATCGTGAATAGTATTGTTGTGAATATGGGTTCCGGGAGATTCGCCTAAGGTATAAATGGCTCCCATGTCGGATAGCTCGCCCCAGCCTATATGGTGGATGTGATTGTATGCCACTTCGTTATTAATAGCCGGACTTACTATATGTCCACTTTTATATTCAAGAGCCCCTTGGTTACCCATATAGGTAGTTATCAGACCCGAGTAGGCATATCCCCACATCCAACCTAGCGAAATACCTGTATAACGAAGGTCTGATATTTCATTATGTGTTATCTTATTATTTGATGCATTAAAGACTACAACTCCGCCGCCGCAGGGAAAAACCTGACCGGTATGATGAATAATATTGTTATCGATTTTAATTTCACTGGTAACCAGTAATTGATCGTCTCGCAAAAAAGGCTCACCTATCTTAATTCCGCCTGCTCCCAGATCGTAAAGGTATGAATGGCGCATTTCACTCGAGTGACAAGCCCTGCTAAACGAAACAGCATAATTGCCGGTATGCATCACTTCGCAGTTGTCAAATAAAATATTTTCGGCAAAGTCGAGTTGGATGGCCGCATCTATCCCGGCAGTAACCTGCATCGGATCGTCGCCGGCAGAAGGCATAAGATTCGCAGAATGCTGAAAAGAAATATTCCGGAAAGTTTTGTTTCTTACAGGATTGCCGGCGGCACCTGTTATTTCTACTAGTTGCTTTAACACCGGAGCGAAACATTGGGCCGTTTCAGGTTTTTCGCCTACTCGGGGTATGTAGAATAAATCGCCTTTTCGCGATAGAAACCATTCTCCCGGCATCGAGAGTGCGCCTTTATAATTCTCAAGAATATATCGGGTCCCGGTTTCCAGAGGATTCCACGACTTCATACCCTTGCCACTTAAAAAGAGAGACCCCGAGTCAACACTAAAATAGTTGATCCGTTTTCTTGTATTATCCCATTTATGATAAAAGATTGCAGTCAGATCGGGTAGCTCATCTTCTTTTATGGAAGTAAGTGAACGGATATCTTCCGGATTTACGTTTAACCGTTGGGTGGCATACTCCGGACTGCGTGCAGTGCCCCGGTAGTGTATCTGTTCAGAAGAAGATTTGATCATAAACCATTCTTTATCGGGAGTGCGGGCGCGAGTTGCACGTACTCCGTTTACAAAAAACTGTTCGAAATATAATCCGAAACGTTCAACTTCCGGCAAGTGGCAAGTCCACCATCCCTGAGAATTTATTTTCCATCCGGATACAGCTATCGCACCGCTAAAAACAGGTTTGTGCAAACTATCACCTTCAAAGAAGATAGGCCGGCTGTCCTTTTCTGTGAGTCGAAGTGGTTGATCCATGTAATAAGTGCCGGACGCAATACGAACAGTAACAAGTTCATTACCTGGCATTTTCCGTATACATTCCAACGCGGCGGTTAACGAGCCTACCGGCTGTTCTTTAGTTCCGGGAGCCGAGTCATGTCCATTGACGCTTACATAAATGGTGGTTTGAGCCGATAATATTCTGATGAAACACAAGAAAAAAGAAAACAAGACTATTCTTTTCATTTTGTAAATATTTATTAGACTGAAAGCAAAAATAGTAATTTAAAGTGTTTATTCGTCTTAATTTATGCAGCAATCGAATCCTCACAAATCAATGCGGATCAATTGTTAATTTCCAAAGGAGTAAAGCCATGATAATACTTTGAAAAACAGGAACAAGAATTGCAGGAAACTGTATACAGCTATTTGCCGAGCTCTCATTTTTTTCGATCTTTGCAGATGCAAGAATATAGTTGTGAGACTTTTGTTAAAGTCTTCTTTGGTTTTAATCTTGCCGTTTAGTAAACTTAAATTAATTGAACTGAATCTGAGATCCTATGAAGTATTCCTTATTAATTTTACTTGTGGGAGCCGCGGTTGTTTGTCAGGCGCAGACAACTCTACCGGTTAAACCCGGGAACCGTTCCGTCGAAAATGCTTTGAAAAAGGCTTCTTATCTGGAAGGCGATGTTGTGCTCGAATTATCCGGAGGAGTGTACAGAACCGACAAAACCATCGGAGTGTCTAAAGGGAAGTGGAGTTCATTAACGATAAAAAATAAAA is from uncultured Macellibacteroides sp. and encodes:
- a CDS encoding DMT family transporter, translating into MQYFGEILSVGVAVSWTATALFAEVGSKRIGSLQLNVIRMSLSLLMLGVTLWWFTGVPYPMYADSKAWFWLSLSGFVGYVLGDYCLFNAYVLIGSRFGQLFMTLAPIAAAFSGWIILGEKLSLQALAGMLVTLTGIGISVLSRGTTHKIGLKLPLKGVLFGIGAGMGQGVGLVLSKVGMNYYQMSVPVEIEAVSDLLPFASTFIRAITGTLGFLAVMWYSKKFNTISVAIHDRKGMNAALWATVFGPFIGVSFSLMAVQYTEAGIASTLMALTPIFILWPSHLIFNHTITVKEVAGAIISVIGVSLFFI
- a CDS encoding family 20 glycosylhydrolase; translated protein: MKICLCQLLLALLTLLPGRVSAVINERPFVIPELRDWKGSEGEFTPGAHARVCVGKDAALLRMGKQFARDYELMFKRKLEVVQGTPAAGDFAFMLKADKKLGKEGYTLKISDRVTVTAPDTVGVFWATRTLLQLSEHKERQVLPKGTARDYPDYAVRGFMLDCGRKFIPIHLLRDYVKIMAYYKMNTFQIHLNDNAFKQYFENDYTKTNAAFRLECDTYPGLTAQDGFYTKKEFIELQKLAESLGVEIIPEIDVPAHSLAFTQYKPEIASKEYGMDHLDLFNPETYTFVDGLLREYLEGDEPVFRGKRVHIGTDEYSNKKKEVVEKFRYFTDYYIRFVEKYGKQACVWGALTHAKGDTPVKSENVVMGAWYNGYANPADMIKQGYKLISIPDGLLYIVPAAGYYYDYLNTEHLYKNWTPAHIGDVIFPEKHDQILGGMFAVWNDHYGNGISTKDIHDRVFPAMQTLAVKMWNGAKTAVPFTDFDSLRKSVSEAPGVNVAGRIGTGKSCVYAAPELHPGSATGYTEIGYDYKVEFTIKGVAESKGTVLLSSPDAVFYLSDPIGGKLGFARDGYLNTFNYSIRSGEETTIAISGDNKSTRLYVDGKLKENMNIQKRWFNAGKDSTNYVRTLVFPLEKAGNFKSSITNMKVYNYLNE
- a CDS encoding TonB-dependent receptor, which encodes MNKLNRKSYSTGRCVFSACLVLSLLGSNAYATESKPSEKTASIRIITDTQQTKEITGVVKDAKGEPVIGANVSVKGTTTGTITDIDGKFTLNVPNGAVLQVSFIGYLSKDVTVGNVKIINVQLAEDTQKLDEVVVVGFGTQKKVNLTGSVSAVSGKELSGMPATSVANMLQGKLPGVAITQTSGQPGKEGTSIRIRGIGTMNDSNPMVLVDGLESSMSDINPNDIENISVLKDAAAASIYGTRAANGVILITTKRGKDGKPTVTYNGYVGVQKAVRTLQHLSSAEYAELLNEGKKNEGIAPVYSAEDIEKFRNGSDPDNYANTDWLDLLLQGSGLTHNHSVNLSGGTEAARYSASLAYYNQAGLVKNTDHNRYNVRFNLDSKVTDWLKFGLNTSMSRRDIVSPTNPFSGGLNQIFRQANRIPNSFVNKYTNGTYGRHIDGNPIAWIEAGGKATSKYSHVLGSAFGELRLMQGLTLKGIAGIDYSFDDGKTHVKEISYGDGSIQGPNFVEDYLERKTTTTLQGLLNYEKSIGKHSFKAMAGVARESYSMNLTKAYRKNFPSNELTGLDAGSTSGWSNSGSALEARIGSYFGRINYDYDGKYLLEANVRSDGSSKFNKGNRWGTFPSFSAGWRISEEEFLKKDWLSNLKLRASWGKLGNHRTDDYQYIALITLGEKYNFGNAVADGAAQTKANNANITWETTTELDLGVDGDIKNGLLTFGVDYYDRYTDNILTSVPVSFIYGLDAPVSNAGAMRNRGVEIQLGHRSTVGKFEYGISGYSAFNKNKVEKYLNPSKSSTIRMEGEAWDSFYGYECIGIFLSDEEVKISAVHSPFSKAGDLKFKDQNKDGKIDADDRVVLGNTIPNITYGFNFDLKYKGFDMNVFFQGAADVYRTADRESMWGFIDGANAQKKHLDRTIVENGTVVKQGHYPRVLISQSHNRVMSSFLAMNSSYLRLKNLQFGYNLPQDFLKGIHLSKARVYVSGQNLLTFTSFPKDFDPEVSSGGAGSSYPQVAFYTIGLDVTF
- a CDS encoding RagB/SusD family nutrient uptake outer membrane protein; this translates as MKKNIIAIALLSFGMMSCGDSFLDVAPTDKLSDETFWKSEKDADLGLAGCYRGWENYTNIVFLDAAADNGYDQFNYSIQPIGNGQILPTSGWGAWYDGDAGKWFPYSRIRKYNNFLEKVDNIDMDEARKEKYKAEVRFLRAYDYFNKVMFYGDVPLVTEVIADPQSSALARTPKAEVEAFIIKELTEIAAKLPVQNTIESRGHITQGAAFALKARLELYQGKYAEAMVSAKKVIDMSCYELFPTYEEMFWPESESTNKEAILNIQYIKDEYNSMLPQLNLPAVEGGWSALGASWKLIESYQMANGKAINEVGSGYDDNNPFKNRDPRMNMTVLCPGELYNGRYYNTLDKFINSVKNLDFHEEAAASRTGLLVKKYIKPMSVENMNNYDGNVMVIRLAEMYITFAECAVKTGKDTDLALQYINKIRNRAGIELASALTEDLVRYERRAELAFEGLRYFDIKRWNMGSQALNGPLYGSREGSVDPATGKVTWKNTYIKLEDRIFQQTRNYLLPIPQAELDRNPQMTQNPGY
- a CDS encoding right-handed parallel beta-helix repeat-containing protein; its protein translation is MKRIVLFSFFLCFIRILSAQTTIYVSVNGHDSAPGTKEQPVGSLTAALECIRKMPGNELVTVRIASGTYYMDQPLRLTEKDSRPIFFEGDSLHKPVFSGAIAVSGWKINSQGWWTCHLPEVERFGLYFEQFFVNGVRATRARTPDKEWFMIKSSSEQIHYRGTARSPEYATQRLNVNPEDIRSLTSIKEDELPDLTAIFYHKWDNTRKRINYFSVDSGSLFLSGKGMKSWNPLETGTRYILENYKGALSMPGEWFLSRKGDLFYIPRVGEKPETAQCFAPVLKQLVEITGAAGNPVRNKTFRNISFQHSANLMPSAGDDPMQVTAGIDAAIQLDFAENILFDNCEVMHTGNYAVSFSRACHSSEMRHSYLYDLGAGGIKIGEPFLRDDQLLVTSEIKIDNNIIHHTGQVFPCGGGVVVFNASNNKITHNEISDLRYTGISLGWMWGYAYSGLITTYMGNQGALEYKSGHIVSPAINNEVAYNHIHHIGWGELSDMGAIYTLGESPGTHIHNNTIHDVYSYDYGGWGLYTDEGSSHILIENNLVYGCKSGGFHQHYGKENIIRNNIFAFGHYYQLQFTRVEPHLSFSFERNIVLMDCGVLLSGPWDKANIEMDGNCYWSLPKEDPSFLGTPFKVWKKNKDKHSVVADPLFKDPYALDFEFKSNKTIRKIGFVPFDAKQAGVYGTSEWKTKALLPKEILDEFKQIILKREKECSGIYK